The Leadbettera azotonutricia ZAS-9 genome has a window encoding:
- a CDS encoding ABC transporter substrate-binding protein codes for MKKTMKAGLIALVLLGVSLLPVFAGGQSSAPGKTKITVWEHGTQFEDSLKQVIAGFNKKNPTITVEYEIKSTDYYSVLNTAIQSREAPDLFWTHGNKTTYLADYVKNNAVVALDGKVDFSVMPPSGVAISVIDGKLYSIPWLTMDTRAVYYNVDMFKQHGWTVPATFAEFEALLGKIKDAGIIPISLSPNDSWALLFAFEPILSGFDPVYTRGLDNYSVSATGKPVGDVLAKMLEWGDKGYYGANWLGVTDNNAQILAFTTGKAAMNIAGSWEAATISSNNPALNYSAFSVPAADGTTGLVGTPASGFSVSSNSKNMDAALLFADYCASLEAQTIWVRSQGGLSAIPQIQASTAIADAISKSSKGNIYTSWQSVLNNFSRGGQAANIYDQDITRVFSKDLSVADFLKRIAAEMN; via the coding sequence ATGAAGAAGACTATGAAGGCAGGGCTTATCGCCCTGGTGCTGCTGGGAGTTTCGCTTTTGCCTGTGTTTGCGGGAGGCCAGAGTAGTGCGCCTGGAAAAACAAAAATCACCGTATGGGAACACGGAACCCAGTTTGAGGATAGCCTCAAACAAGTGATTGCGGGATTTAATAAAAAAAATCCCACTATTACTGTCGAGTATGAAATTAAGTCGACCGATTATTACAGCGTCCTGAATACGGCCATACAGTCCAGAGAAGCACCCGATCTTTTCTGGACCCATGGGAACAAAACCACGTATCTAGCGGATTATGTTAAGAACAACGCAGTGGTTGCGCTGGATGGGAAGGTAGACTTTTCCGTCATGCCACCCTCGGGTGTAGCAATTTCTGTCATTGATGGAAAGTTGTATTCTATCCCCTGGCTGACCATGGATACCCGGGCGGTTTACTACAACGTGGATATGTTTAAGCAGCATGGATGGACAGTACCCGCGACTTTTGCCGAATTTGAGGCACTGCTTGGCAAAATCAAAGACGCAGGGATTATCCCCATTTCGCTCTCCCCCAATGATTCTTGGGCATTACTTTTTGCTTTTGAGCCCATCCTGTCTGGCTTTGATCCTGTGTATACAAGAGGTTTGGACAATTATTCTGTATCCGCAACGGGCAAACCGGTGGGCGATGTCCTTGCCAAGATGCTTGAGTGGGGGGACAAGGGGTATTATGGCGCGAACTGGCTCGGGGTAACCGACAATAATGCCCAAATATTGGCTTTTACAACCGGAAAGGCTGCCATGAATATTGCGGGTTCCTGGGAGGCTGCGACAATCAGTTCCAATAACCCCGCCCTGAATTACAGCGCCTTTTCTGTCCCTGCAGCAGATGGCACAACCGGCCTTGTAGGGACACCGGCAAGCGGTTTCTCTGTAAGCTCAAATTCAAAGAACATGGACGCAGCACTGCTTTTTGCTGACTATTGTGCATCCCTAGAGGCGCAGACAATATGGGTGAGGTCACAAGGTGGTTTATCCGCTATTCCCCAAATCCAAGCATCAACAGCAATCGCAGATGCGATTTCTAAGAGCAGTAAGGGCAATATCTATACATCTTGGCAGTCTGTTTTGAACAATTTTTCCAGGGGTGGCCAGGCGGCTAACATTTATGACCAGGATATTACCAGGGTCTTTTCAAAGGATCTAAGCGTTGCCGATTTTTTGAAAAGAATTGCGGCAGAAATGAACTAA